Within Massilia endophytica, the genomic segment CAGCACCTGCAGCCGCTCGCCGAGCCACGATGTCTGCATGAGCCACCGGTAGGCGCCGCTGCGCACGGCGGGATGGAAGATCAGAAGCAGGAGCAGCGCCACGACCACGCCCAGGCTTCCCCAGGCGGCAAGCTCGTTGTTGCGGACGAAGGTTCCCCACCACTGCACGAACCCCGGATCGCCATTCCGCATTGTTCCCGCGTCCTCGTACACGGCGCTGAATCGCGGCAGCACGTAGAACATGAGGAAGGCGATCACCAGGAAGCCGACGCCCAGCAGGACGGCAGGATAGGTGGCCGCGGCGCGAAGCTTTCCGCGAATCTCGTCCACCTGCCCCTGGTACTGCATGTAGCGGCTGATGGCTGCGCGCAGCGTGCCGGTGGTTTCGCTGGAACGCACCATGGCCACATAGAGCGCCGGGAACACGGACGGCAGGCTGGCCATGGCGTTCGACAGCGGATTGCCTTGCCTTAGCTCGCGCAGCAGCACCTCGTACACGGAGCGCCCGCGTCCGCGCCTGTCGTTCTGGCTCAGCACATCGATGGCGTCGACGACGGTCTGCCCCGCATCGATCAGGGAGTGCAACTGCTGGTTGAAAACCGCCAGGTTGAACTCTTCGCGTGCCGCCGGCTGCAGCCAGTTGCGCTTGGCGGGACGCAGTTCCAGCACGCGGCCGCCGGCGTTGGCCGCCAGTTGGCGCGCCTCGGCCTCGCTCGACGCATCGAGCACGGTTTCCTCCACCGTAAACGCGGCCGTCAGCAGTTTGACGCGGTATTGCATGCGGCTCAGTTCCAGCTGACGACGTCGGCGTCCTCGCCCCCGCCGCCCTGCTGCCCATCCGCCCCGTAGGACACCACGTCGTATTCACGGCCGTCGCTGCCTGGCGCGCGGTAGATATAGGCATGGTTCCAGGGGTCGGATGGCACACCCTTCTTCAGATAGGGGCCATGCCAGTTCGCCTCGCTGTTGGGTGCGGCGAACAGCGCGACCAGCCCCTGGTCGGTCGTCGGGTAATGGCCGACGTCGATGCGGTACTGGTCCAGGCCCTTCTCGAAGGCCTCGATCTGGGCCTTCGCCACCTGCGTCTTGGACCGGCCGATCTGGCCGAAGTACTTGGGCGCCACAAAGGCCGAGAGCAGGCCGATGATCACGATCACCACCAGCAGTTCCAGCAACGTGAAGCCGCGTGCGTTGTTGTTTCGAACT encodes:
- the gspG gene encoding type II secretion system major pseudopilin GspG; this translates as MQVRNNNARGFTLLELLVVIVIIGLLSAFVAPKYFGQIGRSKTQVAKAQIEAFEKGLDQYRIDVGHYPTTDQGLVALFAAPNSEANWHGPYLKKGVPSDPWNHAYIYRAPGSDGREYDVVSYGADGQQGGGGEDADVVSWN
- a CDS encoding type II secretion system F family protein, translating into MQYRVKLLTAAFTVEETVLDASSEAEARQLAANAGGRVLELRPAKRNWLQPAAREEFNLAVFNQQLHSLIDAGQTVVDAIDVLSQNDRRGRGRSVYEVLLRELRQGNPLSNAMASLPSVFPALYVAMVRSSETTGTLRAAISRYMQYQGQVDEIRGKLRAAATYPAVLLGVGFLVIAFLMFYVLPRFSAVYEDAGTMRNGDPGFVQWWGTFVRNNELAAWGSLGVVVALLLLLIFHPAVRSGAYRWLMQTSWLGERLQVLQLARLYRTLGMLLHSGVSVLAAMRMTKASLPLALHPSLDKAVQRVGEGIAMSAALQDCGLSTEVAVRLLVAGESSGNLDEMMGRIADFYDQETTIWIDTVGRLIEPVLMLGIGLVVGAIVLMLYSPIFDLANIV